In Mesotoga infera, the genomic window TAATGCAATAATGCGAATGCCTGACGGTAATGCAGTTATTCCGGGAGCGTCTCTGAAGGGAGTCTTTAGATCAAACCTTGAAGCAATTCTACGAATGAGCGGACTCTATGTTTGTGATAGCACTAATTCAACGTGTGGTTCCACTTCAAGCAATTCTTCAAATAAGGAATTGTATCAAGAAATAGAGAAAAGTTGTGAAGTATGTTCTCTTTTCGGTTCACAATCGATTTCTTCACACATTTACATAAGTGATGCCATAAGACGGGGCAACCCAGCTGAGAGTTTCACTTCGACTAGAGATGGTGTCATGATAAGAAGAGATACTGAAAACGCTGCAGGCGGTAGAAAATACGATTTTGAAGTAGTCAATCCTGGAACAGTCTTCGTTGGAGAAATATTGCTCGAGAACGTTAATGATTATCAAGTCGGATACGTATTGATGATTCTCGATCTAATGAACCAAGGATTTATTAGACTGGGAGGAAAGAAATCCGCCGGCCTCGGAAGAGTAAATGTAACGTTCAGCATTCAGAAGATCGACAAGAAAAGCATATTGGAAGAAAGTGGAGCGATCAAGCTCTCAGAACAGGCGATTGATAGTCTTAGGCTCGCTGCTAGAAATCACATGGCGGAGGTAATAATATGAGCACACTCTTTGGAGAACTCAGAAGCCACATAAAAATTGATTACTCACTCGAACCAAGAACAGCATTTGTAATACGAGCCGGCGGAGATTCGCCTGACCCAACAGCTCCCGACAATCCATTCGTCAGAATTAGTACACCTTACGGCTACTCTATTTATGTTCCTGGTAGTTCGATGAAGGGGGTTTTCAGAAGCCATATTGAAGGCATATTGAAGGCGATGTCAAAGGACGTGTGCGGGTTCTCCCATAAAAGGGGAGCTGACTGTGGAAAGAAGAAAATCGAGAAGGAAATCAAGATGATATTTCTCGAAAGTGAAGATGATGGCTTGCAAAGATATCAAAACTCCTGTTATTCATGCAAAATGTTCGGCTCAACTGCCGTTGGATCGATCGTCAAGTTCGATGATCTCTTTCCTTATAGGCCTGAAGATACCCCAGAAGAAAAGATGAAAGCGGTTACCGAAATCGAGAAGTATCTAAATATCAGACACGGAATAAAGATTGACAGGAAGTCTGGTTCTGTTGCAGGAGGTGCTCTTTACGATATAGAATGCCTCTCTGGTGGTAAGTTCTTCGGAAGTATATTTCTTAAAAATCCTGAAAGGTGGCAGCTCGCTTTGTTGTTCAAGACTTTTACACACATAAATCATGGTTATCAAAAAGCGGGCGGGCAAAAGTCGAGAGGCTTTGGCCATGTTCATCTTGAAATTGAAAAGATATCTTGCCTTTCAAAGTATAGGGATAAAATCGCTTTCTCCTCATTGGATGGAAACAGAGGATTTATAGACGATCCTTTGAGCGTAATCAAATCTTTGGATGTATTTCCACCATACAGTTTTGAGTTTTCAGGCGAGGCATTAGAGAAATTTGAATTAGACATCAACTCCACTCTTTCAAGAGCGTGGTGAGACAGTTGAACGACAGACTTGAGCATCTCGAAAGATTAAAAAGCACTGAAGGATTATTCTATGTGATCTTTAACGACTACATGGCTCTTCAACTCGACAAAATGAACCCCGGTGAAAGTATAGAGCTATTCAATAAACTGCATGATAGTTTCGATTACAATTTCTACTTCAGAGCTTTCAATGAGCATCTGGATTTTGTGTGGTTCTACGGAGATATCTATATCAGCGACAAAAAGAATAACAACGAAAGGGTTGTTTATCTAAGTAGCGGCATCAGAAAGAAGATACCCATTTCTAATCCCGTAATAAAGTTTGTCAGTGACCTTTCGATGCCTGGTGGTATGAGGTATATCAGAGTAGAGGAGGAGCCTGATGCCTGATTACAATGACTCTCCAAAGGGATATATGAGACTATTGATTCCCAAAAACATTTCTCATATTGAATCGAGGGAGTTTTCGCACATCGATTCACTAGGCAATAATCGTTTAAACGGAGTGCTTAGGCTCGAAGCGGTAACGCGGTCAAATACATGCTTCACTCAGGGAGATCTCCTGATGAAAGAGGGGAAAATAACCAATGTTCTATCGAGAGAAGGAACAAGAGTGCTAATCCCTGGGTCATCACTCAAAGGTGCTATACGTACATATGCGGAATTCCTTTCTAATTCGTGTGCTGGAAGTGGAACAGCTTCATGCACCGACAGACTTTGCATTGTTTGTTCAATGTTTGGTACTCTCGGAAAACTCGGTAGAGTCCAGTTTAACGACGTCCTTGTTGACGAAAGCAACTTGAAAATCACTGTTGTTTTAGGTCCTTCTCAATGGAAGGGGAATGCAACTCAAACAAACGTCGGCAAGATTTACTCTCATGTGTTTTCGGATACCGGAGAGAAAAACTCTGCATACGAAGTAATTGAACCTGGAAACAGTTTCAACATCGAAATAACTCTTAAGGGACTAACAAAGAAAGAATTTGGCCTCTTAGCCGTTGCTATGGGATTTTCTAGAAAGTGTTTTGCAGTGAAACTGGGAAGGGGCAAAAACATTGGATTTGGAAGCGTGGCTTTGAAACCGAAAAACTTCCTGAAAGTAACAGCTCTGGAGGAAACTCTTATCTCTGGTGAAAAACTCGCAGAACTCATTAATGATTGTGCTAATGTCTATCTTCAGAGTGTCAGTAGCGATAAAGTCATCATGGAAAATCTGGACAAAATCATAGAAGATTCAAGGATGGTGCTGCAACTTGAAGAGGGATAATTCATCGCTGATTGAACTTGCGTCCGAAACTGCAGATTTGCTTTTTAAAGCTAATAGAGGAGAGTTATCTAAGCCCG contains:
- a CDS encoding CRISPR-associated RAMP protein; the protein is MTFFDTFVNRYTLDIEIELVTPLHIGVGNQSISPLDSDNAIMRMPDGNAVIPGASLKGVFRSNLEAILRMSGLYVCDSTNSTCGSTSSNSSNKELYQEIEKSCEVCSLFGSQSISSHIYISDAIRRGNPAESFTSTRDGVMIRRDTENAAGGRKYDFEVVNPGTVFVGEILLENVNDYQVGYVLMILDLMNQGFIRLGGKKSAGLGRVNVTFSIQKIDKKSILEESGAIKLSEQAIDSLRLAARNHMAEVII